One window of Candidatus Nitrosocosmicus arcticus genomic DNA carries:
- a CDS encoding helicase-related protein, whose translation MIEYRQYQQDIVNRALYKNSLIVIPTSLGKTIVALLVCLDILLNWKKSKILILAPTRPLVFQHFELFKMNTLLSGQCVALTGKIAPEIRKTIWKSSSIRVYFATPELVKNDIQDSILKKDEFYLIVFDEAQRAVKDYSYTSISKQFYKNSDHDKLPLVIGLSASPGAKEEKIKEICSNLFIEQIIAKSERDDDVLPYVFETHVEHCSIEMNDYHKDLSALLNSMIYDNINWLINNRFIKKKKVESVYRKDLLSLGDYIKSNLDPKNMNFFLLTALKFQSLSLILLYCRDLVESQGSFTLKKFLDNAKENSESKTYQELFLDSRIKEIIKILKDHDNEPPPKLEKVLSVVSQFLDSRGDIKTAKDSLRDTDNVTTKQSDSDYEDKQIPTNYQKKILIFSQYRDTLEEITTFLNDNGISCKGFYGQSNKNGQKGLTQDKQLSILGDFRLGKFPVLVATSVAEEGLNIPNVDLVLFYEPVPSEIRFIQRKGRTGRFSNGKVIILISEDSIDTKYLEISKRRVNRMKSSLQNTNFTLEKYGKRAFENPDKMLESELFFLYEKSKKCSEFVKEDNYNESTNPILDSISSNSNKKIKGLMKRLSYRHRSSNDSELSASFTRKNLEDLYEISLNLDRKKIVERVQRQIHDLLGKAGKNGLEVSYLNEVVGLDQEIIRKAIENLTKMKRTVWVNKNTIALIESVKFLPGHKYSISIEKIVMGKAIVIVNEKWYASLKHQDYFGPRALLKKGNTFNIIGEMYRSAGILHLIVKKII comes from the coding sequence ATGATTGAGTATAGACAATACCAGCAGGACATTGTAAATAGGGCATTATACAAGAATTCATTAATTGTGATTCCAACTTCATTAGGAAAAACAATTGTTGCCTTATTAGTTTGTCTTGACATTTTACTTAACTGGAAAAAATCAAAGATCCTAATTCTTGCTCCTACTCGCCCATTGGTGTTCCAACATTTTGAATTATTCAAAATGAATACTCTGCTTTCAGGCCAATGCGTTGCGCTAACAGGAAAGATAGCACCAGAAATTAGAAAAACGATTTGGAAATCCTCTTCAATTAGGGTATACTTTGCTACACCCGAGTTAGTAAAGAATGATATCCAGGATAGTATACTTAAAAAAGATGAATTTTATTTAATAGTATTTGATGAGGCCCAACGAGCCGTTAAGGACTATAGTTATACATCTATTTCTAAACAATTTTACAAAAATTCTGATCATGATAAACTCCCACTAGTCATAGGGTTATCTGCTAGCCCCGGAGCTAAAGAAGAAAAAATTAAAGAGATCTGTTCAAATCTGTTTATAGAGCAAATCATTGCCAAATCTGAACGAGATGATGATGTGTTACCCTATGTTTTTGAAACCCACGTAGAACATTGCTCAATCGAGATGAATGATTATCATAAGGATCTATCCGCCTTGTTGAATTCCATGATTTACGATAATATCAACTGGTTAATCAATAATCGTTTCATAAAAAAGAAGAAAGTTGAAAGTGTATATAGAAAGGATCTCTTGTCACTTGGGGACTATATAAAATCGAATTTAGATCCAAAAAATATGAACTTTTTCCTATTGACTGCATTAAAGTTTCAATCTTTATCCTTGATTTTGTTATACTGTCGTGATTTAGTTGAATCTCAAGGCAGCTTTACTCTAAAAAAATTTTTAGACAATGCTAAAGAGAACTCCGAAAGTAAAACTTATCAGGAACTATTTTTAGATTCACGAATAAAGGAAATAATCAAAATATTAAAGGATCATGATAACGAGCCTCCCCCTAAATTAGAAAAGGTATTATCGGTAGTTAGTCAGTTCCTTGATTCGAGAGGAGATATAAAAACAGCCAAGGATTCGCTTAGGGATACTGATAATGTTACTACTAAGCAGAGTGATTCTGATTACGAAGACAAACAGATTCCTACTAATTATCAAAAAAAGATTTTGATTTTTTCGCAATATCGTGATACGCTTGAAGAAATCACAACCTTTCTAAATGACAATGGTATATCTTGCAAGGGATTTTACGGTCAATCAAATAAAAATGGACAGAAAGGTCTCACTCAGGATAAACAATTATCTATTCTTGGTGATTTTAGACTTGGAAAATTCCCGGTACTTGTTGCTACGTCAGTTGCAGAGGAGGGGCTTAACATCCCAAATGTTGATCTTGTGCTGTTTTATGAACCTGTACCAAGCGAGATTAGGTTTATACAAAGAAAAGGAAGGACGGGTAGGTTTTCCAATGGAAAGGTGATCATTCTAATTTCTGAAGATTCTATCGATACAAAATATTTAGAGATCTCCAAAAGAAGAGTTAATAGAATGAAATCAAGTCTTCAGAATACAAACTTTACTTTGGAAAAATATGGCAAAAGAGCTTTCGAAAATCCAGATAAAATGCTTGAATCTGAACTCTTCTTTCTCTACGAAAAATCCAAAAAATGTTCTGAATTTGTAAAGGAAGATAATTACAACGAAAGTACTAATCCTATTTTGGACTCTATTTCTTCAAATTCTAATAAGAAAATTAAAGGCCTTATGAAGAGATTGTCCTATCGTCATCGGAGTTCCAATGATTCAGAATTATCTGCATCTTTTACAAGAAAAAACTTGGAAGATCTTTATGAAATCTCTTTGAATTTGGATAGAAAGAAAATAGTCGAGAGAGTTCAAAGACAAATTCATGACTTACTCGGAAAGGCTGGAAAAAATGGACTCGAAGTTTCATATCTAAATGAGGTAGTAGGCCTTGATCAAGAGATTATCAGAAAGGCCATAGAAAACCTGACCAAAATGAAACGAACTGTGTGGGTAAATAAGAATACAATTGCATTAATCGAATCTGTCAAGTTTCTGCCCGGCCATAAATACTCTATATCCATTGAAAAGATTGTGATGGGTAAAGCAATTGTAATTGTTAATGAAAAGTGGTATGCTTCCCTGAAACACCAAGATTAC